The Larimichthys crocea isolate SSNF chromosome XII, L_crocea_2.0, whole genome shotgun sequence region CCTCCGCGCACCTCAACACCCGATCCACtgcaccaccaacaccaccaacaccagaacctcacaaactcacaaaaacactcaaacatcgCTGCTCGTTCCATCGTCTCGTTGCCGGTTCTGACGCTCGTCCTCATTTTGTTCCCACAGTTGCGGCTCGATGAGACGCAGGAGGCCGAGTACCAGGTGCTCCggatgcagctgcagcaggagctggagctgctgaaCGCCTACCAGAGCAAGATCAAGATCCACACCGACACCCAGCACGAGCGCGAGGTCAAGGACCTCGAGCAGAGGGTGTCGATCCGCCGGGCGCTGCTGGAGCAAAGGGTACGAACACACACCGCTCTGCTGAATGACTGTGAAACATCAGAGGAAAGGAGGATGAGGCTTTGTTGTCTGTCGTGTTGCGTCTCTAACAGTCTGCTTGTCTGTTGCAGATCGAGGAGGAGATGCTCTCTCTGCAGAACGAGCGCTCAGAGCGGATCCGGACGTTGCTCGAGCGCCAGGCTCACGAGATCGAGGCCTTCGACTCGGAGAGCATGCGCCTCGGCTTCAGCAACATGGCGCTGACCGGCATCCCGGCCGAAGCCTTCAACCAGGGCTACCCGACCCCCAGCCCGTCCTCGGGCTCCAGCGGCTGGCCGTCCCGGCCCGTCCCCCGCTCGGGCAGCCACTGGAGCCACAGCGTCCAGAACTCGGTGGCGACTCCGTCCTGGCGCAGCCAGAACCACGGCGGGGGAGGCTTCAGCCGCGCCGAGtccatcacctcctcccacGGCCTCGGCAGGGACAGCGAGCTGCACAAGAGTGGCAGGGGCCACCCCTCCtcttccaccaccacctcctccgcctcccaCCATCACCAGCAGCACTACCTCCCGCAGCACTACCAACACCACCAGAGCACGCCGCAGCTGTACCGCGACAGCCACGAGCGCGACAGCCGGGAGCGCGAGCGTGAGCGAGCCAGGGAgtgggtgggaggaggaggccacTACCCCCATCACTCCCAGGGccaccaccatcaccaacaccaacaccaccaccaccacctctcctcCCACGCCTCCTCCCAGTCCCTGGCTCTCCTGCCTCCCCCACCGCCACCTCCCCCCatctccctgtcctcctcctcccctccctcctccgcctcttcttcttcatcatcacagGGAGGTTACGGAGGCGGTGGCCTGAGTGTGCGGGGCCCCAGTCTGATGGCCCTCAGGAACAGCCCCCAGCCTCTGAGGAGGACGGCGTCCGGGGGCCCGGGCGGCGGCAGTGACGGCGGGCTCAGCCGGAGCACGTCGGTCACCTCACACATCTCTAACGGCTCTCACCTCTCGTACTCGTGAAGGCGCCCGACGCCTCGCCTCGTCTCTGATCTGCGAGCGCCGTCCTGCTTctgcagagaaatcaaacacacaggGCTACGAGGCGTCCACgcaaacacagagcagaaccagaaccacgcCCGCCGCCGAGACGAGGCGTGTTTTTAGCATGttcttaaaaagacaaaaacaaaaccccGTTTTAAAAGTGTCAATTTTATGATGAAACGAGTGTCACGACCCCGAGGACCGCTGCTGACCGccaccaacaaaacaaacgagCTGCGGGTTTCAAAACCAACGAGTCGACCCAATTTAAGATccgacagaaaaaaaaaaaagagtccgAGGTCTGTCCCGTCATCGCGTGACACATCCGATTGCACAGTATTAAGACGGTTTAGCTGCAGgagacacttcctgtttcctgtcggACCAGTTTGAGATTCAGGTTTGAGCTGAGACCTTCAGGTGTCGGGGTTTAAACCCGACCCGAGACCTTCAGGTGTTGGGGTTTAAGGTTGAGCCGTTGAGCCTTTCCTTTGTTCAGAGACAGGTGTGGAGCTTCCACTCGGCTAGCGGTGCTTTAAAAACCACTGTAACTATGTAAATATCAGTCGactgtaaacacagtttttttgATTTCTAAGTGTTTCATACGTTCACCGGGGCGGCGGGGAGGGCGGGAGGACGGTCGTGGCGGTCGGGTAGATGACCAAGGGAAGACTTcttgaacatttcttttatttgtagtgATAAGACTCTGTATAAGACAATTCAACAACACTGCCATCTCCGCTGGGCTGACCCGAGACGACTCTGCCACTGCCCTTTAAGTCGAGACGTGAGCCGGTCCGTTGTTTGAGCTCGAGTCAGACGCTCAGGTGTTCAGAACATTAGTCTCCATTAGACTCTATACAAAAGGACCTTATTGCTGCAGCCAGCGAGGTCGAGCGATTAGACGTGAGAACATGTTGGTGTGGAGCGCTCTCTGTCGGTCATACTGGCTTTATCAAGCCTGGAAAAGTCCTGGAAAATGACCTTGAAAAAAGAGCGGGTAGCCTGATATTTCAGGAGCAGGTTTGGTTCAGTGTGCACTCCAACCTGCTCGAACACTCTGAACACAAACCTCTGGGCTGATGCAGAGCGAGCACGCGCTCTGGTGTGAATCATAAATCGCGACATGTCAGCGAGTATTTCTCGTCTGGTCGTGAACGCTCTGATCTGCCCGCGGCGACGCCGTCGGACTCGAGTCTCAAACAGCAAACCACGAAAAAACGTCGGAGGAGCGCTCCGTTAACGGGACGCTCCGTTAACGGAGCGCTTCCAGAGCGAGCCGAGcacgacgtgtgtgtgtgtgtgtgtgtgtgtgcgttagtgtgtgttagtgagtgtgtgtgtgtgtgtgcggcttaccttccacctccacctgctcccaCACAGTCCGGTCTGCATCTGTAGATAAGATGTACATGTGACATTACAGAGGAAACTCCGTGCATGGATCTCGTGTACAGACGACATTTGTATGGATAACATGCACACTAcctatttatataaatgtaagaTACCTGAAGATTGTTCACTGTCCAAACACTTACCAGTGTACATAAAGCACTAACTTTGAGACTGTGTtagagtaataataatgattattttgtCACGTGACTTCAGCCCATTTGTACTAGATTCAGACAGATAGATgctatcattattattacctCTGCTGCAGTTGGAATATTTATGTTGTACgctaatttttaaaaatgtatttgccaATTTTGACCACTAGGTGGGGGGAATAAGCGCAATGTTACTGTGATAGAGttctaacaaacaaaaaaagagaaacaatgtttttaacGGAGGACAAAAGGAGGACTACCTTTCCCAGCATTCCTGTCGAGGTCTCAGGGAGGGAGTCTACCGCTCTGGGCAGGGCTGCgttccactttgtttttttattattttgagcCAGTATTAAACCGTGGAGCGTCCACAGTCGAGCTGACGCAGCTCCAGATTCTTTCACTACGTTTTGGtgccatgtttgtagttttattttgtttcgcACTCTTCAACTTCCCCCAAACACACTGTAACCTGCAAAATACGGAGTCCCAAAGAGGTCGAGATCAAAACGACGAGCCGACCACGAGTGAGAGACTCTActcattttatcttttattgagttttattaattaacagtctgtttttactttttgtgaCTTTATGAAgttaaaaaacttttaaacattcaaaaatctaattttaaaagaacaaaaacaaatgatgaaataagttaaaggtccagcgtgtggCTCCTTACacagaatataatcttcataacttCTGACTTTTATATCAGCAGACAAACTTTCTCTGCTGtggggtgaggcgaggggttgCAGTCGGCCACACATACCGGACCTTTAAGTCGTGATACGCGctttaatttcttcatttattttcacagttatTAATCCGACCACTTCGGGGCTccgctcttcttcttttgttcctcctcattttattttgcacagtCCGAatgggtagaaaaaaaaaatcatccaggTCACTTCCTGCAGCGGCGTACCCGCCACCCGCCTCCCCTCGGTCACGTGACCCTCGGTCGCCGCTGCAGGACGCGCTGAGACCTCCGTGTGATCTGATGCTGTCCGTCATGTCTACCTCATTTGCACTGATAGTAAAAGAATGTTTGGACGGAGACGAGACGaattttagtttcttttatttgtgcaaATGTTGACGAGGGACCGAGAGGACGGAGCCGAAGACGTCCTCATCACGGGACAGGACACAGACGTCCTCTCTGGACACAGACGTCCTCTCTGGACGCTGgaagctgttttttctttagatttCCCTCCGCTGTCTCCTCTGTGCTGGACTTAGAATCCCTCATCGAGACACTACAGACGTCTGCTGCGTTGATCTTTGATGGAAGCGTTTGGCGGGAACCTGCCGGTGGCGGGCGGCGACCCGTTCACGTCTCGCCGTCTTCAGAACCTCAAGAGAACGTTTGAACCGTGAGATTTCATTTTgccaacttcttttttttttcttcttttttacacGCATCGTTTTGTACGAAGTTTGAGTGCTGACCATTCCTGTGTTATCTCTGCCAACTCGAGCTGCACCGGGGACGACCACGTCTCCCGTTTGTCACAGGTTCGAGTCCCAATACTGTGACTAGTTCAATGACATCAGGagttctgtgttttcatgtcagaatTAAAGGAACATTCTGGGAAATTTTCATGATTGCCAacagatgtttgtgttctggatccatctgcagattatttttattctgaatcAGAAGACGAGTTAACGATGTTTTCatgatttcagatttcagatatTCGGCTCATCGTCACATCGAACGGAAAAATTAAGTTTCAGTGACAGTTTGTTCTGTGGTGCGTTCAAGGACGCGCTGACGTTTGAatgaaatagtttttaaaagtttCGTGTCCGTGACTTGATGGCAAACAGGCAGATTTCCCAGAATGCcgttctttgttttctttgggtccatctgtttcctgctgcagttTTAAATGTTCCCGCCTCGACCTCTGCAGGCAGGAAACGCCTCCacccctccaaaataaaagacaccCCTGACTGTCTGTTTGGCTGTTTGAGGCCGGCAGGTTcaagaatgatgatgatgatgatgatgatgatgatgatggtgagcTGTGAGGAGGCGTGGATGGATTTATGTTCAGGtcaaacaaaatgttgaaaGAAGAGTTGTACAGAAACGTAACAAAATAATTTTGGAGAAATAAAcgaacaaaaagagaaacgacgacttgtttttatttttgtctgctgtctaaatttatttttttgcatgattACATCACAGCTCTAATAATTATATAACACGACCTCATACTTGATTACTTAAGAACTTTATATTgtgttaaacttttattttttgttttaaatgtacattttcattcaCTGCATGATCAGAGTGTTTACTGAGTctgaccagaaccagaaccagaaccaggttTACTGCCGAGCAGCTTCCACATAAAGGAATCTGtcttataaaaaataaagtaaatgaacAATTTAAATACATGTGGGACATATTTAACAAAACGCCGCCGTCCACAGGAAGTTAAACAAAAGGTAGTGTTGATGTAACGTTAGTGTAACGTTTATGTAACGTGCAGGTCTGGGTGGATGGTGAGTCGGTTTCTATCTTTCATCCGTCTGCGGTTTCATTGTGGTTCTTTcaggtccttgaaatccttgaaggTTTGTGAATTTGAGGAAGAAGATAATATTGAGCCTGGAAAGTCCTCAAAATCCTTGAATCTGTCGCTGAAAGTTTTTAGGGAATcgcttttaatatttttaatttaaaaaaaaacacaaacaataaatgtatacataacataaataattaatgaaataaaataaacatcaaacGTGTGTTACTTTAATATTCGGATGACAGATAAATACaaactatatttttaataattatttaattattaatgacgTACTTCCGGTGACGTCAGAGAAAAACACCGCCTAAAAATAGCTCGTTGACGTGATTAAAGGGGAGGCGCACGCTGCGGGGTACGTCATGACGTCACCGGAGCTACGCCGTAATCAAGctggacagaaacaggaaacaaggaCCGGAAACAGAgagattttcttctttaaaaataaaagcacaagaaCGTAACTCGAGTGATGATGGTGAATCCAACATTACAAACCGGAAAGACAGTGGAGGAGAAAGGAAGTGTTCGAATACAACACTGTTAAAATACTGACTTAAATTAactaaaacaataatttaaaaaatcgcgttttttttattttattttgaaaacacattcaCCGGAAGTCGTGCTCTTATTGACGTAAGTTGCTGTGAGGAAGTCGTCGCTCAGAAGAAACATCGCCGTCGCCGAGTTGCTCCGTCAAATCGTCCAACTTTTCATCCAGGCAACTCGCCGACACGAAGACGACAAAAGCCCGCCAACCCGCATCAAAGATGGCGCAGGAGAACATCTTCTTCTTCGTCCCGAATCTGATCGGTGAGATTTTCCCGCCTCCGCTAGCTCCGCGCtagcaaatatttaaaataaataacaaaatgtgaCGTTTTTTATACACGTTTAtgtttcagactgaaatatttgaCTCTTAAATCAGTTCAGGCCTCTAAAATCTGTGATTAAATCTCacaatttgatttaataaaatcaaaaaatgttaTAAAAGCCCTCACCTGGaacatttactgtatgattCAGCAGATTTTaagctttttaatatttttagtgCTTTTAAAGAGAATTTAACATCagtaaaaagacacaaacagaaggtttgatcagtttaatatttaaatattcactgGCAGGGTCCGACACAGGAAACAGGGCGGGACCACGAGTCCTCGTGGTCCCGCCCTGTTTCCTGTGTCGGACCCTGCCACCTCCAACACGCTCACATGTTTCTGACCCGCTCGTGTTTTGGACCTGCAGGTTACGCCCGGGTCGTCCTGGCGCTGCTGTCCTTCTACCTGATGCCGTGCTGTCCGTGGCCCGCCGTCTTCTGCTACCTGCTCAGCGCTCTGCTGGACGCCTTCGACGGCCACGCGGCGCGGGCGCTCAATCAGTGTAAAAGATCTGTAGGATTTTAATTTCACCGTCGTCTGATTTGTTTCTGTCGAAGGAGACCGACTCTGTGTCCGACTTCTTTCAGCCACGAAGTTTGGAGCCATGATGGACATGCTGACGGACCGCTGTGCCACCATGTGTCTGCTGGTCAACCTGTCCCTGCTCTACCCGTCTTACACCTTCCTGTTCCAGCTCAGCATGTGTCTGGACATCGCCAGCCACTGGCTGCACCTGCACAGGTACGTCACCTGCACAGGTACGTCACCTGCACAGGTACGTCCTCAGCTCTCTGTGGTCTCAGTGTTATACTTTAACATCAGTCCccacagctgacagtcagctgacttctttgtttctattttcagcTCAACAATAAAAGGATCCGCCAGCCACAAGACCATCGACCTCTCTGGAAACCCCGTACTCCGTCTCTACTACACATCCAAGGTGAGGAcacacgcagactgtctaacacctggacgtagtctctgtgacgtccccgcagactgtctaaaacctggacgtagtcttcgtgacgtccccgcagactgtctaaaacctggacgtagtctccgtgacgtccccgcagactgtctaaaacctggacgtagtctccgtgacgtccccgcagactgtctaaaacctggacgtagtctccgtgacgtccccgcagactgtctaaaacctggacgtagtctccgtgacatccccgcagactgtctaaaagctggacgtagtctccctgacgtccccgcagactgtctaaaacctggacgtagtctccgtgacgtccccgcagactgtctaaaagcTGTCTTGTCTCCTGCAGCCGGTTCTGTTCGTGATGTGTGCCGGGAACGagctcttcttctgtctgctctACCTCCTCCGTCACATCGAGGAACCAGCTGGTGAGACGTTTGTTGTCTTCAGATCTCGGGTGGTGCATGTTGAGATGTTCTTCAGTGTTCTGACCCGCTCTCTCTGCTTCAGCCTGGCTGTACTGGCTGCAGGGTCTCTGTGGGATCATCTGCCTCCTGAAGTCCGGCATCAGCCTCGTGCACCTCGTCACCGCCTCCCAGAACATGGCCGCCCTCGACGCCGCCGAGCGAGAGAACAGCAGGAAGTcgcagtgagagagagagagagaggggcgaGCGAGCGAGAGCTTCAGGGGCGAGAcgtgttttttaatttctgatAGTTTTTAACGGTGACGGTGACTATGAAGACGTTTCTGACCAAATATCACAACATTAATATTCCACATGCAGCCGCAGTGATCTGGGCTCTGGTTTATTTCACAGGTTTACAGGCAGGAGACAACATCTGTCCTCAGTTTGTCCCTCTGTGTAACATATCTACACTTTATTTATCTATagaaatatacagaatattATTATCATACGAACGAGGACACAGTTTCCCACTGAGATATTTTGAATCAATATAACATGAAGCTGCACGACACGATGAAgatctgtctgctgtttgaacTTCAGGgcgtttttaaaaatgatggaGTTCAGGTTTCATTTATTGATGAGGGGAACCCTGAGGCTGCAGGAGACTCCAGGAGGATCCGGACTTCAAAAACACGTTCAAGATCACAAACCAGCTCTGAGCAGCTCTTCAGATATTCACCGTGTTCCTGTGAAATGAATCTAGAGCCCggaaacaggaagctgctgatcacagaaagagaaacacgtCTTCATGCATACGCAGCGTTCTGTCCTGTATGAAGacgtgtttctgtttgttgttcgCTGGTCGGCGTCTCTGATCTGAAAATcaaatttctaaagaaatgtgTCAGTGACAGCAAAGTGAAGCCAGATTAAACTCAAATACTctaaatatagatttaaaatgtggaagtgagacaaacaaaacaacgtACGGCTTCAGCTCTGATTCACAGCAGAGTTACGACACTCACTGTGAAGCCTTTGTAGCTTCATTAATGTGAATAAATCTGAATAATGTTTGATGTGTCAGTTATAAACCATTAATTCAAAACATCTGGAAACCAGTTCTGAAAAATCCCATTCGTTCATTAAATCTGCAGgtagaaataaaaatctgtcagtcctacaaaaagttgtttttagtGAACCTGCATTTTAGTTTaactgatttctgttttgttgttttgatggaccaaataattaatttcagattttggtcGATCTACCTTAAATAATCTGAACAGAAGTTTATTGCTGGTTtataaccgctgtgaaacattTACTAGACTCTGACTGTAGCTTCACATTCTTCgtccaaacaaactgtttgtagCATTTTTGGGGAAGTGGTGCCTGTTTCAGTTTCTCCTGTCAGGTGGgccaaatataataataataatattaatccaCCTTTATTcctgatttgttttattgttctttttgtgtCCCTGAAATTTACGACCAAGAACCTGAAGCTGTATTTGATTTTACGCAGACGAcgttctgttgttttattttaaaaagcaaacactgtttgtttggtaGACGTGTTTAAACTCTTAAATATTCCTTTTGTCcagcactgttgttgttgttgttgtttatttcttgaGGTTCCCGCTCATATTTTTGGTGATTTTGGCACTCGAGGG contains the following coding sequences:
- the cdipt gene encoding CDP-diacylglycerol--inositol 3-phosphatidyltransferase — protein: MAQENIFFFVPNLIGYARVVLALLSFYLMPCCPWPAVFCYLLSALLDAFDGHAARALNQSTKFGAMMDMLTDRCATMCLLVNLSLLYPSYTFLFQLSMCLDIASHWLHLHSSTIKGSASHKTIDLSGNPVLRLYYTSKPVLFVMCAGNELFFCLLYLLRHIEEPAAWLYWLQGLCGIICLLKSGISLVHLVTASQNMAALDAAERENSRKSQ